In Rhodobacter sp. 24-YEA-8, the following are encoded in one genomic region:
- a CDS encoding ABC transporter permease has product MADARSLVKRRAGPRLWLSAGWIGLVVLAAIFAPLVAPQDPLAQDLFLGRMPPFWMAGAEPGYWLGTDSLGRDVLSRIIYGARVALSVALVAGVVTCILGAGLGLMAGYMRGWVDTVISRFIDIWMAFPPVLFSILLIAVMGPGLTSIIVAIVVIDWTRFARVIRAEAMCQGAMDYVASARVVGRGRISTMLTEILPNVLPTIVVLLTLEMGIAVIIEAILSFVNLSIPTDDPTWGGMISEGRISINQAWWVLVFPLITLFLTVLAFSQLGEGLKNRYDPVLR; this is encoded by the coding sequence ATGGCTGATGCCCGATCGCTTGTGAAACGCCGGGCGGGGCCGCGGCTCTGGCTTTCGGCGGGCTGGATTGGTCTTGTGGTGCTGGCGGCGATCTTTGCGCCGCTGGTTGCGCCGCAGGATCCACTGGCGCAGGATCTGTTCCTGGGCCGGATGCCGCCCTTCTGGATGGCGGGGGCGGAACCTGGCTACTGGCTCGGGACTGACAGTCTGGGCCGTGATGTGCTGAGCCGGATCATCTATGGCGCGCGGGTGGCGCTGTCGGTCGCGCTGGTGGCGGGAGTGGTGACCTGTATCCTTGGCGCTGGGCTCGGGCTGATGGCAGGCTATATGCGCGGCTGGGTCGATACCGTGATTTCGCGCTTTATCGACATCTGGATGGCCTTTCCGCCGGTGCTGTTTTCCATCCTTTTGATCGCCGTGATGGGGCCGGGGCTCACCTCGATCATCGTGGCGATTGTGGTGATCGACTGGACGCGCTTTGCCCGGGTGATCCGGGCCGAGGCGATGTGCCAGGGGGCGATGGACTATGTCGCCTCGGCGCGCGTGGTGGGGCGGGGCCGGATTTCCACCATGCTGACCGAGATCCTGCCCAATGTCCTGCCGACCATCGTGGTGCTTCTGACGCTGGAGATGGGCATTGCGGTGATCATCGAGGCGATCCTGAGCTTTGTGAACCTCTCGATCCCGACCGATGACCCGACCTGGGGCGGGATGATTTCCGAGGGGCGGATCTCGATCAACCAGGCATGGTGGGTGCTGGTCTTCCCGCTGATCACGCTTTTCCTGACCGTTCTCGCCTTTTCCCAGCTGGGGGAAGGGCTGAAGAACCGCTACGATCCGGTGCTGCGATGA
- a CDS encoding ABC transporter ATP-binding protein produces MNYLELKGLSARITRQNHPLLRNVSLAVAPGEVRGLVGESGAGKSMIGKAVLGILPKAVELTGGEILLGGEDLQRLSERDRRHRIGQTCALIPQDPLTALNPSRRIAPQITDRLVDILGWDRARAVARAEELLDEVRIQDPARVMRAYPHELSGGMRQRILIASAFAAEPKLIVADEPTTALDVTVQKQILKLIRDMQTRHGTALLFVTHDLGVVSKVCNRLSVLYGGMVVEDNDVPGFFAGPRHAYSRALLAATPKYTDPGASLTPVPDQVIAEVRAEIDAYDRGVAHV; encoded by the coding sequence ATGAATTATCTTGAGCTGAAAGGCCTGTCGGCGCGGATCACCCGGCAGAACCACCCGCTTTTGCGCAATGTTTCGCTCGCGGTTGCGCCGGGCGAGGTGCGCGGGCTGGTTGGGGAAAGCGGCGCCGGCAAGTCGATGATCGGCAAAGCGGTACTGGGGATCCTGCCGAAAGCGGTGGAGCTGACCGGGGGCGAGATACTCCTCGGCGGTGAAGATCTGCAGCGCCTGTCGGAGCGGGACCGGCGGCACCGGATCGGCCAGACCTGCGCCCTGATCCCACAGGATCCGCTGACGGCGCTGAACCCCTCGCGCCGGATCGCGCCGCAGATTACTGACCGGCTGGTGGACATTCTGGGCTGGGACCGGGCGCGGGCGGTGGCGCGGGCCGAAGAGTTGCTGGATGAGGTCAGGATCCAGGACCCGGCGCGGGTGATGCGGGCCTATCCGCATGAGCTTTCGGGGGGGATGCGGCAGCGTATTCTGATCGCTTCGGCCTTTGCGGCTGAACCAAAGCTGATCGTCGCCGATGAGCCGACGACCGCGCTGGATGTGACGGTGCAAAAGCAGATCCTGAAACTGATCAGGGATATGCAGACAAGGCACGGCACGGCGCTGTTGTTCGTGACCCATGATCTGGGCGTGGTGTCCAAGGTCTGCAACCGGCTTTCGGTGCTTTATGGCGGCATGGTGGTCGAGGATAATGACGTGCCCGGCTTCTTTGCCGGCCCGCGCCATGCCTATTCGCGGGCACTGCTGGCGGCGACGCCGAAATATACCGATCCGGGCGCCAGCCTGACCCCGGTGCCTGACCAGGTGATCGCGGAGGTGAGGGCGGAGATTGACGCATACGACCGGGGGGTGGCGCATGTCTGA
- a CDS encoding ATP-binding cassette domain-containing protein has product MSDELYRVEGLRLSLPDLNRKPLWGPAPRNEILKGLDFSIAKGEIIGIVGGSGSGKSTLGRCLVRLLEPTAGRVLFDGQDITHLDEAALRPLRRRFQMIFQDPMSSLNPRHRVGQLIAAPLRLHGVADVRGRVAEALDLVGFPQEMAGRYPHEMSGGQRQRVGIARAIALRPDFILADEIVSGLDVSSQAQVLNLLERLVKELGLTLAFISHDLSVIRRLCSRIMVLYQGEIVEASDTAALFDQPRAAYTRELLDAIPLPDPDQAWA; this is encoded by the coding sequence ATGTCTGACGAGCTTTACCGCGTCGAGGGGCTGCGCCTCTCGCTTCCCGATCTGAACCGCAAACCGCTTTGGGGGCCGGCGCCCCGCAATGAGATCCTGAAGGGGCTCGATTTCAGCATCGCGAAGGGTGAGATCATCGGGATTGTCGGTGGCTCGGGGTCGGGGAAATCGACCCTCGGGCGCTGTCTCGTGCGGCTCCTGGAGCCGACGGCGGGGCGCGTTCTGTTTGACGGGCAGGACATCACGCATCTGGATGAGGCGGCGCTGCGGCCGCTGCGGCGAAGGTTCCAGATGATCTTTCAGGACCCGATGTCATCCCTGAACCCGCGCCACCGGGTCGGCCAGCTGATCGCCGCGCCTTTGCGCCTGCATGGCGTGGCGGATGTGCGGGGCCGTGTGGCCGAGGCGCTGGATCTCGTCGGCTTCCCGCAGGAGATGGCCGGCCGCTACCCGCATGAGATGTCGGGCGGTCAGCGTCAGCGGGTGGGCATCGCCCGCGCCATCGCCCTGCGTCCGGATTTCATCCTTGCAGATGAGATCGTCTCGGGCCTCGATGTCTCGAGCCAGGCGCAGGTGCTGAACCTGCTGGAGCGGCTGGTGAAAGAGCTTGGTCTGACGCTGGCCTTTATCAGCCATGACCTGAGCGTGATCCGGAGGCTGTGTTCCCGGATCATGGTGCTTTACCAGGGCGAGATCGTCGAAGCATCTGATACGGCAGCACTGTTCGACCAGCCCCGCGCGGCCTATACGAGGGAGCTCCTTGATGCGATCCCCTTGCCCGATCCGGATCAGGCCTGGGCCTGA
- a CDS encoding terminase large subunit: MTAKAARSPIFVPDPALYPDLSGRADRMCRFVRNLTLWEGDFAGSAFALHPFQEAIIRRIYGPTKEDGGRAVKIACIWIPRGNAKTTLAAALGLAHFMGPETEAGGQVVMAAADRENAGIAFNSAHQFVLQEEALSQRVRPLESRKTLIHPKSKSTLKAISSEAYSKHGLNVSFFLADEIHAWPAAEGRKLFKTVTDSMVKRSNPLSVIITTAGEGQGGLAWDMWNYSHKVATGEVEDPSFAPIILAADPKLDWRDEQGWRMANPAIEAGFLSMEELQTKSRRIEHFPAEIADFKRFHLNLWQEGAAEPWLALEVYDRAEAMTPISALEGRPCWIGVDLSSVEDLTAAVAVFAEGDGEARRYDVLPMFFLPEANIAMKSEKDQADYLRWADEGFLTLTPGNVVDHSAVIAYLNDLAERFAVQEVVIDRWNLTAVNTALQEEGFTVNQFGQGMASMSAPVKELKRAILSGHFRHGDSPLLRMCFGNVVGEKDAHENEKFTKAKARGRIDGAVAAAMAVGRIIANEVTPSPYEGRGFAFL; the protein is encoded by the coding sequence ATGACCGCAAAAGCTGCCCGCTCCCCGATTTTCGTGCCTGATCCTGCGCTCTATCCCGACCTATCGGGACGGGCGGATCGCATGTGCCGGTTCGTCCGCAACCTCACCCTCTGGGAGGGGGATTTCGCTGGCAGCGCCTTCGCCCTGCATCCGTTTCAGGAAGCTATTATCCGGCGCATCTATGGCCCCACGAAAGAGGATGGTGGCCGGGCTGTGAAGATTGCCTGCATCTGGATCCCACGGGGCAATGCCAAGACCACTCTGGCGGCGGCTCTGGGCCTTGCGCATTTCATGGGGCCGGAGACCGAGGCAGGCGGCCAGGTTGTCATGGCCGCCGCCGACCGTGAAAACGCTGGGATCGCTTTCAACTCGGCACATCAGTTCGTGCTTCAGGAGGAGGCCCTGAGCCAGCGTGTCCGTCCGCTCGAGAGCCGCAAGACGCTCATCCATCCGAAGTCGAAAAGCACCCTCAAGGCAATCTCGTCGGAGGCCTATTCCAAGCATGGTCTGAACGTCTCGTTCTTCCTTGCCGATGAGATCCACGCATGGCCTGCCGCCGAGGGTCGCAAGCTATTCAAGACCGTCACTGACTCGATGGTGAAACGCTCGAACCCTCTCAGCGTGATCATCACCACGGCAGGCGAGGGCCAAGGTGGTCTCGCATGGGATATGTGGAACTATTCGCACAAGGTGGCGACCGGAGAGGTCGAAGACCCGAGCTTCGCACCTATCATCCTGGCGGCCGATCCGAAGCTGGACTGGCGAGACGAACAAGGTTGGCGCATGGCAAACCCGGCCATCGAGGCAGGGTTTCTCTCAATGGAGGAGCTTCAGACCAAATCCCGCCGGATTGAGCATTTCCCCGCCGAGATCGCGGACTTCAAACGCTTCCACCTGAACCTCTGGCAGGAAGGGGCGGCAGAGCCCTGGCTTGCTCTGGAGGTTTATGACAGGGCTGAGGCTATGACCCCGATTTCCGCCCTTGAGGGGCGGCCGTGTTGGATCGGCGTTGACCTCTCCAGCGTCGAGGATCTGACCGCCGCCGTTGCGGTGTTCGCCGAGGGTGATGGTGAGGCCCGCCGCTATGATGTGCTGCCGATGTTCTTCCTGCCCGAGGCGAACATCGCCATGAAGAGCGAGAAGGATCAGGCGGACTACCTGCGCTGGGCGGACGAAGGCTTCCTGACCCTGACCCCGGGCAATGTGGTCGATCACTCCGCAGTCATTGCTTATCTGAACGATCTGGCCGAACGCTTCGCTGTCCAGGAAGTCGTGATCGACCGCTGGAACTTGACTGCGGTCAACACGGCTCTTCAGGAGGAGGGTTTCACGGTGAACCAGTTCGGCCAGGGGATGGCCTCGATGTCGGCGCCGGTGAAAGAGTTGAAGCGTGCAATCCTTTCCGGGCATTTCCGCCACGGCGACAGTCCGCTTCTGCGGATGTGCTTCGGGAACGTGGTGGGCGAGAAGGATGCCCACGAGAATGAGAAGTTCACCAAGGCCAAGGCTCGGGGCAGGATCGACGGAGCGGTTGCGGCCGCAATGGCGGTTGGCAGAATCATCGCCAATGAGGTGACGCCATCGCCCTATGAGGGACGCGGCTTCGCCTTTCTCTGA
- a CDS encoding phage terminase small subunit P27 family — protein sequence MKGRKPKLTAIDGGSVRGKCPSAPAWLTAQAKAEWKRAAPELFSRNLLTPDTTAMLESYCIAAGMVREAEEMMGRDGRMVQTEKGMAPHPAFRMQSAAMREARLLAAELGLTPHRKGSKPAESPKEDKWGDGLLA from the coding sequence ATGAAGGGCCGGAAGCCGAAGCTGACCGCAATCGATGGGGGCTCTGTCAGGGGCAAGTGCCCTTCGGCCCCGGCATGGCTGACAGCCCAGGCGAAGGCCGAATGGAAGCGTGCCGCGCCCGAACTGTTCAGCCGGAACCTGCTGACGCCCGACACCACCGCCATGCTGGAAAGCTACTGTATCGCCGCTGGCATGGTGCGCGAGGCCGAGGAGATGATGGGGCGTGATGGCCGTATGGTTCAGACTGAAAAAGGGATGGCACCTCACCCTGCCTTCAGGATGCAGAGCGCTGCCATGCGTGAAGCCCGGTTGCTGGCCGCCGAACTGGGGCTGACCCCGCATCGAAAAGGCTCGAAGCCTGCTGAATCTCCTAAGGAAGACAAATGGGGCGATGGGCTTCTCGCCTGA
- a CDS encoding HNH endonuclease signature motif containing protein encodes MVDHIVPHKGDKKLFWDRSNWQPLCASCHNRKTATEDGGFGRPTRGDRKFDPPVAGPAPQSCAQTSGKWDFWG; translated from the coding sequence GTGGTGGACCACATCGTGCCGCACAAGGGTGACAAGAAGCTGTTCTGGGATCGGTCCAACTGGCAGCCGCTCTGTGCCTCCTGCCACAATCGCAAAACCGCGACCGAGGACGGCGGCTTTGGTCGACCGACCAGGGGGGATCGGAAATTTGACCCTCCGGTTGCCGGACCCGCGCCTCAGTCTTGCGCGCAAACATCTGGAAAATGGGATTTCTGGGGATGA
- a CDS encoding head-tail connector protein: MLTRRGVLAGIGLTALPGRLLARGLKADETVLFLPGYARGILPGLIEVNIEAWVFEFERRPGARLAFTTALGIDMEVAGPEANKIFAERSRWFLTDSERGKELLIRFDGFDGPDAPESLLPATDRGGRVSARLRIPAPGDDRLIRFHTSRDGAGERFEGVAHLVPTEGLSIISDIWGAASCLRCGGSIWMSCVGLSLFLCRPVKFTSITYLDKDGKQQALGSSMYRVRGIGDVARINPVGDWPETDSASITFTAGYSITPDPIRAAILLRVGHLYANRESVVIGESVAGLPLGEDDLIRNYRVWGF; the protein is encoded by the coding sequence ATGCTGACACGGCGCGGGGTATTGGCGGGGATCGGTCTGACGGCCTTGCCGGGGCGGCTGCTTGCGCGCGGGCTGAAAGCCGATGAAACGGTGCTTTTCCTGCCCGGCTATGCGCGCGGGATTCTGCCGGGCCTCATCGAGGTCAATATCGAGGCCTGGGTGTTTGAATTCGAACGCCGCCCCGGTGCGCGGCTTGCATTCACCACCGCGCTCGGCATCGACATGGAAGTCGCAGGCCCTGAAGCAAATAAGATCTTCGCCGAACGCAGTCGCTGGTTTCTGACAGATTCCGAGCGCGGCAAGGAATTGCTGATCCGTTTCGACGGTTTCGATGGCCCGGACGCGCCGGAAAGCCTCCTCCCCGCCACGGATCGCGGCGGCCGGGTCTCGGCGCGGCTCAGGATCCCTGCCCCGGGCGATGACCGCCTGATCCGCTTTCACACCAGCCGCGACGGCGCAGGGGAACGTTTCGAAGGTGTCGCCCATCTGGTGCCGACCGAGGGGCTTTCGATCATCTCGGATATCTGGGGCGCTGCCTCATGCCTCAGATGTGGCGGCTCGATCTGGATGAGTTGCGTGGGGTTATCACTCTTCCTCTGCCGCCCTGTCAAATTTACCTCGATCACCTATCTGGACAAGGATGGTAAGCAGCAGGCGCTGGGCTCATCCATGTATCGTGTCCGGGGTATTGGCGATGTCGCCCGCATCAATCCGGTGGGTGACTGGCCTGAGACGGACAGCGCCAGCATAACCTTCACGGCGGGTTATAGTATAACGCCAGACCCAATCCGTGCCGCCATCCTCCTCCGCGTTGGCCATCTCTATGCCAACCGTGAAAGCGTGGTGATCGGTGAGAGTGTGGCTGGACTGCCGCTGGGCGAGGATGACCTGATCCGCAACTATCGCGTCTGGGGGTTCTGA
- a CDS encoding ATP-binding protein, whose protein sequence is MARPGGWPSVRGRLLIIALLPMLVLTPILLGITMQRWLNRTDQILAARVTSDLTVGRQYLDHLTANTARDVAAIARSAAYRDASAAEMPAFLEEARRHAGLDFLMLTSARLPGGIFAVPEGGLAVFTPSDLEQLSPGLAARAPVPLITTEGSRPTDATSEDRGLVVLATDWVILPEGVNGLLVGGILLNRNEGFIDRISALVYPASDPALSGEIDAELDRGVITLFLGDTRISTTLRPTGSERAIGTRASAAVSAQVLGIGRPWHDTAFVVNGWYISAYEALTDVQGNRVGMLYAGIPKAPYTAARQVTLLMIGAAFLLVGGLFVPLALSWARGIFRPLAAMRDTIALVEAGDMGARTGPVPGAAEIALVSTHLDELLALLSSREQELRNLNADLNARVEARTQDLTRANQALQITSRQLILAEKLATIGEVTAGVAHEINNPLAVISGNLEVIRMVLADRDSDIAPELRLIDEQIRRINGLVSQLLQFARPEEFTDGPLSTDPAAAIQGLKPLIRHLLARSGVVLVEEIHPTRPIRMNPHELQQVLINLVSNAVQAMPQGGQITLRLEDGAESGREGVVITLSDDGPGMDPATLARAFDPFFTTRGRMGGTGLGLPICLNLVTRQGGSLTADSPQNGGTSFRIFLPMADDSPD, encoded by the coding sequence ATGGCGCGGCCCGGCGGCTGGCCTTCGGTACGCGGACGCCTGCTGATCATCGCGCTCTTGCCGATGCTGGTTCTGACCCCGATCCTGTTGGGGATCACCATGCAGCGCTGGCTGAACAGGACCGACCAGATCCTCGCCGCGCGGGTCACCAGTGACCTGACTGTCGGGCGGCAATATCTTGACCATCTCACCGCCAATACCGCGCGCGACGTGGCGGCGATTGCCCGCTCGGCCGCGTATCGCGATGCGTCAGCGGCAGAGATGCCGGCCTTTCTGGAAGAAGCGCGGCGCCATGCCGGGCTGGATTTCCTGATGCTGACCAGCGCGCGCCTGCCCGGCGGGATCTTTGCCGTGCCAGAGGGCGGGCTGGCCGTTTTCACCCCTTCAGATCTGGAGCAGCTTTCCCCCGGACTTGCCGCCCGTGCCCCGGTACCGCTGATCACAACCGAAGGCAGCCGCCCCACCGATGCAACCAGCGAGGATCGCGGGCTCGTGGTTCTGGCCACCGATTGGGTGATCCTGCCCGAAGGCGTGAACGGACTGCTGGTCGGCGGCATTCTTTTGAACCGAAATGAAGGTTTCATCGACCGCATCTCGGCGCTGGTCTATCCGGCAAGCGATCCGGCGCTGTCCGGTGAGATCGACGCAGAGCTTGATCGCGGCGTCATCACTCTGTTCCTCGGCGATACCCGCATCTCGACCACGCTGCGCCCCACCGGGTCCGAACGTGCCATCGGCACCCGCGCTTCTGCGGCAGTCTCGGCCCAGGTGCTGGGCATAGGCCGACCCTGGCATGACACCGCTTTCGTGGTGAATGGCTGGTATATCTCGGCCTATGAGGCATTGACGGATGTGCAGGGAAACCGGGTCGGGATGCTCTACGCCGGCATCCCGAAAGCGCCCTATACCGCTGCCCGCCAGGTGACACTGTTGATGATCGGCGCGGCCTTCCTGCTGGTCGGCGGGCTTTTCGTGCCGCTTGCACTCAGCTGGGCGCGCGGCATTTTCCGCCCGCTTGCGGCGATGCGGGACACGATCGCGCTGGTCGAGGCCGGCGATATGGGGGCACGCACCGGACCGGTTCCGGGCGCCGCTGAAATTGCCCTGGTTTCGACCCATCTGGATGAGCTGCTCGCCCTGCTGTCGTCTCGCGAGCAGGAGCTGCGCAATCTCAACGCCGATCTGAACGCCCGGGTCGAGGCGCGCACCCAGGACCTGACCCGCGCCAATCAGGCGCTTCAGATCACCAGCCGCCAGCTGATCCTTGCGGAAAAACTCGCCACCATCGGCGAGGTGACCGCCGGGGTCGCGCATGAGATCAACAACCCGCTGGCGGTGATTTCCGGCAATCTGGAAGTCATTCGCATGGTGCTGGCGGATCGCGACTCTGATATCGCGCCGGAATTGCGGCTGATCGACGAACAGATCCGCCGCATCAACGGGCTGGTGTCGCAGCTGTTGCAGTTCGCCCGGCCCGAGGAATTCACCGATGGCCCGCTCAGCACCGACCCCGCCGCCGCGATCCAGGGGCTGAAACCGCTGATCCGCCATTTGCTGGCGCGCTCCGGCGTAGTGCTGGTGGAAGAGATCCATCCGACGCGCCCGATCCGCATGAACCCGCATGAATTGCAGCAGGTGCTGATCAACCTTGTCTCGAATGCGGTCCAGGCGATGCCACAGGGCGGGCAGATCACATTGCGGCTGGAAGACGGGGCGGAAAGCGGGCGCGAGGGCGTGGTGATCACGCTGAGCGATGACGGGCCGGGCATGGATCCAGCCACCCTCGCGCGCGCCTTTGATCCCTTCTTCACCACGCGGGGGCGGATGGGCGGCACCGGCCTCGGCCTGCCGATCTGCCTGAACCTCGTGACCCGTCAGGGCGGCAGCCTGACCGCAGACAGCCCTCAGAACGGGGGCACCAGTTTCCGCATCTTCCTGCCGATGGCGGATGACAGCCCGGATTGA
- a CDS encoding sigma-54 dependent transcriptional regulator yields MTLSDRPLTRTANPPGFAAKLARVSVLVVDDEPGMRNFMARILGPQCRRIELAASVQEAQEWLAVEPFDVIVLDNILGNERGLDWLVTQRARGIVPPVILISAFADLEIAIEAMQAGVVDLILKPFRSNQLLTAVARSAEQARLMGENQVLKHELRRGSEMTPGPVALIGTSPGITAIRETIARVAPLPSSVLLTGPSGSGKEVAARLIHAMSDRRDAPFVPVNSATLNEDHAEADLFGEVGGERRGFFLHAQGGTLFLDEISELPLSIQARLLRVLEDRRIRPVGAERELPVDIRLISATNADPAMLVATGKLREDLWHRINILQLPMPPLAARGRDVVDLAAHFMEALSGRLGMPPVAITPEVEAALMARPWPGNVRELRNLVERALILGAFPPDLMGQ; encoded by the coding sequence GTGACCCTTTCCGACCGCCCCCTGACACGCACCGCCAACCCGCCCGGCTTCGCGGCAAAGCTGGCGCGCGTTTCGGTGCTGGTGGTGGATGATGAGCCGGGGATGCGCAATTTCATGGCGCGGATCCTTGGCCCGCAATGCCGGCGGATCGAACTGGCGGCCTCGGTCCAGGAGGCGCAGGAATGGCTCGCGGTCGAGCCCTTCGATGTGATCGTCCTGGATAACATCCTCGGGAATGAGCGCGGCCTTGACTGGCTGGTGACACAGCGCGCGCGCGGCATCGTGCCGCCGGTGATCCTGATCTCGGCCTTTGCCGATCTGGAAATCGCCATCGAGGCGATGCAGGCCGGCGTGGTCGATCTGATCCTCAAACCCTTCCGGTCGAACCAGTTGCTGACAGCGGTGGCGCGCTCGGCCGAACAGGCGCGGCTGATGGGCGAGAACCAGGTCCTGAAACACGAGCTGCGGCGCGGCTCGGAAATGACGCCCGGCCCGGTTGCGCTGATCGGCACTTCGCCCGGGATCACCGCCATTCGTGAGACCATTGCACGGGTGGCGCCCTTGCCGTCTTCGGTCTTGCTGACCGGCCCTTCGGGCAGTGGCAAAGAGGTCGCGGCACGGCTGATCCATGCGATGTCGGACCGCCGCGATGCGCCTTTCGTGCCCGTCAACAGCGCGACCCTGAATGAGGACCATGCCGAAGCCGATCTCTTCGGCGAGGTCGGGGGCGAGCGGCGCGGGTTCTTTCTTCATGCCCAGGGCGGCACATTGTTTCTGGATGAAATCTCAGAGCTGCCGCTGTCGATCCAGGCCCGGCTGCTGCGCGTCCTGGAAGACCGCCGCATCCGCCCGGTCGGCGCCGAACGCGAGCTGCCGGTCGATATCCGCCTGATATCCGCGACCAATGCCGATCCGGCGATGCTGGTCGCAACCGGAAAGCTGCGCGAGGATCTCTGGCACCGCATAAATATCCTTCAGCTGCCGATGCCGCCGCTGGCCGCGCGCGGGCGCGATGTGGTCGACCTTGCCGCGCATTTCATGGAGGCGCTGTCGGGCCGGCTCGGCATGCCCCCGGTCGCGATCACACCCGAGGTCGAAGCCGCCCTGATGGCGCGGCCCTGGCCCGGCAATGTGCGCGAACTGAGAAACCTGGTGGAGCGGGCGCTGATCCTCGGGGCCTTTCCGCCCGATCTGATGGGGCAGTGA
- a CDS encoding LysR family transcriptional regulator — translation MLIRHLDFFVTLAEEEHFGRAAELCGVSQPALSLAIRKLEDDLGMPLILRGQRFQGLTAEGEKVLIWGRQILSDYGNLRADLSGRRKGGLTGVLRLGVAASAMPMMAQFCEYFEARNPLARIQISLADGAGIEAGLTDFSLDGGFGWLPARRAKSDQAHHLPLWQMRLYFACRKDHPFAAGGPVSLADVTTQPLCLTADLPLLRPALKPAILCSGLDGVLAHLRSGAWCSLVPDSLTALLAEQDEIRLLPVSDQGESHSLGALLIRREPQAPMVRAFEEALSGFSGQMAA, via the coding sequence ATGCTGATCCGCCATCTCGACTTCTTCGTGACCCTTGCCGAGGAAGAGCATTTCGGACGCGCGGCCGAACTCTGCGGTGTCAGCCAGCCTGCCTTGTCTCTGGCGATCCGCAAGCTCGAGGATGATCTGGGGATGCCCCTGATCCTGCGCGGCCAGCGCTTTCAGGGCCTGACCGCCGAAGGCGAGAAAGTGCTGATCTGGGGGCGTCAGATCCTCTCGGATTATGGCAATCTGCGCGCCGATCTGTCAGGGCGCCGCAAAGGCGGGCTGACAGGGGTGCTTCGGTTGGGGGTTGCCGCCTCGGCCATGCCGATGATGGCGCAGTTCTGTGAGTATTTCGAGGCCCGCAACCCGCTGGCGCGCATCCAGATTTCGCTCGCGGATGGCGCGGGGATTGAGGCCGGCCTGACTGACTTTTCGCTGGATGGCGGCTTTGGCTGGCTGCCCGCACGCAGGGCAAAATCAGACCAGGCGCATCACCTGCCGCTTTGGCAGATGCGGCTGTATTTTGCCTGCCGCAAGGACCACCCCTTTGCTGCGGGCGGGCCGGTCAGCCTGGCCGATGTGACCACGCAACCGCTTTGCCTGACCGCTGATCTGCCGCTCCTGCGCCCGGCGCTGAAACCTGCGATCCTTTGTTCCGGGCTGGATGGGGTTCTGGCGCATCTGCGTTCGGGCGCCTGGTGCAGCCTGGTGCCCGACAGCCTGACGGCGCTGCTGGCGGAGCAGGACGAGATCCGGCTCCTGCCAGTCAGCGACCAGGGCGAAAGCCATAGCCTTGGCGCGCTTTTGATCCGGCGCGAGCCGCAGGCCCCGATGGTGCGCGCCTTTGAAGAGGCGCTGAGCGGGTTTTCCGGCCAGATGGCGGCCTGA